The following proteins come from a genomic window of Triticum aestivum cultivar Chinese Spring chromosome 6A, IWGSC CS RefSeq v2.1, whole genome shotgun sequence:
- the LOC123128799 gene encoding vacuolar fusion protein MON1 homolog — translation MDPDPADENPLAALSLRGSDLPAHFAAGHEIDEEDEDDGYATAAARREGLDEGDGDAGPTRPRSSGYAGERGSSLASSTGAGGIEEPDASPPLGPGAEDWAQGKKHADEFILHW, via the exons ATGGATCCAGACCCCGCCGACGAGAACCCCCTCGCCGCCCTCTCTCTCCGCGGCTCCGACCTGCCCGCGCACTTCGCTGCCGGCCACGAgatcgacgaggaggacgaggacgatggATATGCGACGGCCGCCGCGCGGAGGGAGGGGCTCGACGAAGGGGACGGAGACGCCGGCCCGACCAGACCCAGAAGCAGCGGCTACGCCGGCGAGCGGGGCAGCAGCCTCGCCTCCAGCACCGGCGCCGGCGGCATCGAGGAGCCCGACGCCTCCCCGCCCCTCGGCCCCGGCGCCGAGGACTGGGCGCAGGGCAAGAAGCACGCCGACGAG TTCATTCTTCATTGGTGA